One Miscanthus floridulus cultivar M001 chromosome 11, ASM1932011v1, whole genome shotgun sequence DNA window includes the following coding sequences:
- the LOC136491271 gene encoding malate dehydrogenase, cytoplasmic-like: MLPNSLLQRLASWCPRLLRLTDEPKQPVKVLVTGAAGQIGYAIVAMIARGLMLGPDQPVVLHMLDIPKSAETLNGVRMELIDAALPLLRGVVATSDEAEAFRGVNFAVLIGGWPRKEGMQRKDLIAKNVPIYQSQASALQQHAAPNCKVLVVANPANTNALVLKEFAPAVPAKNITCLTRLDHNRALGQISEKLGVHVGDVRNAIVWGNHSSTQFPDASHATARTQHGEMPVVELIADEKWLKEEFVSVVQQRGEAVIKARKQSSSLSAASAACDHMRDWILGTPKGTWVSMGVYSDGSYGVPEGIFYSFPVTCDKGEWSIVQGLEVDDFARSKMELSANELDEERSMAYEFVSSEIDQ; the protein is encoded by the exons ATGTTGCCAAATTCTCTCCTCCAGAGGCTGGCAAGTTGGTGCCCGCGGTTGCTGAGACTGACAGATGAGCCGAAGCAACCTGTCAAGGTTCTCGTCACCGGCGCTGCGG GGCAGATTGGGTACGCCATAGTCGCCATGATCGCAAGGGGTCTGATGCTTGGGCCAGACCAGCCGGTGGTTCTCCACATGCTGGACATCCCTAAATCGGCGGAAACCCTGAACGGCGTCAGGATGGAGCTGATCGATGCCGCGTTGCCTCTTCTCAGAG GTGTCGTGGCAACGAGTGACGAGGCCGAAGCGTTCCGAGGCGTCAACTTCGCCGTCCTGATCGGCGGATGGCCGAGGAAAGAAGGGATGCAGAGGAAAGACCTGATCGCCAAGAACGTCCCCATCTACCAGTCCCAGGCCTCTGCGCTGCAGCAGCACGCTGCCCCAAACTGCAAG GTTCTTGTGGTGGCTAACCCTGCGAACACGAACGCGCTCGTGCTGAAGGAGTTCGCGCCCGCGGTGCCCGCCAAGAACATCACCTGCCTCACGCGGCTCGACCACAACCGCGCCCTGGGTCAGATCTCCGAGAAGCTGGGCGTGCACGTCGGCGACGTCAGGAATGCCATCGTGTGGGGGAACCACTCCTCCACGCAGTTCCCGGACGCCAGCCACGCCACCGCCAGGACCCAGCACGGGGAGATGCCCGTCGTGGAGCTCATCGCCGACGAGAAATG GTTGAAGGAGGAGTTCGTCAGCGTCGTGCAGCAGCGCGGTGAGGCGGTGATCAAGGCGCGCAAGCAGTCGAGCTCGCTGTCCGCCGCCAGCGCGGCCTGCGATCACATGAGAGACTGGATCCTTGGCACCCCGAAG GGCACGTGGGTGTCTATGGGCGTGTACTCTGACGGGAGCTATGGCGTTCCCGAGGGCATCTTCTACTCGTTCCCGGTGACATGCGACAAGGGAGAGTGGTCTATCGTGCAGG GTCTTGAGGTTGATGACTTTGCACGATCCAAGATGGAGCTTTCGGCGAATGAACTGGATGAAGAGAGGTCCATGGCGTACGAGTTCGTCAGCTCTGAAATAGATCAGTAG